The Marinitoga litoralis genomic interval ATATTTATGGCTAGAAATGCACGTGTGAACTTCGATATAATGCAAAATGAAAATTATTACTATATAAAAGATAATGGAAATATTGTAATGTTATCTGAGGTTGTTGTTCAAGCACAAGATGAAAAATCATATAATAATTTATTGTCGAGTTATAATAAACCTGATAGCGAAAAGAGAAAGGTATATGAAGATTTTATTGCTAATTTAACTAAAAAAACTGGAAGAACTTTTGAACTAATTAGTGTTCAATCTACTGTATCTACTAGTGATGGATATAATATTAACGTGATTGAAAAATCAGAAATTAAAGGATTTGTTCAAGAAATTGGAAACAATAAATA includes:
- a CDS encoding DUF4897 domain-containing protein; this translates as MSEKIQRKGSNNFVIIALLFIAGISIINIFMARNARVNFDIMQNENYYYIKDNGNIVMLSEVVVQAQDEKSYNNLLSSYNKPDSEKRKVYEDFIANLTKKTGRTFELISVQSTVSTSDGYNINVIEKSEIKGFVQEIGNNKYEFSLPEQKINLENSSLYIFKPNDWDFVEVLPNPTEITEEYLLWKNTGEIEFPKVILERK